Proteins from a single region of Hermetia illucens chromosome 3, iHerIll2.2.curated.20191125, whole genome shotgun sequence:
- the LOC119651971 gene encoding cyclin-dependent kinase 13 isoform X1, translating into MNRYITLGQLGDGTYGTVMLGQRKDTGEKVAIKKMKRKYYSWEEAMNLREVKSLKKLSHANVVKLKEVIRENDTLYFVFEYMKENLYQMIKDRDTHFPESSIKNMLYQVLTGLAFMHRHGFFHRDLKPENLLCSGPELVKIADFGLAREIRSRPPFTDYVSTRWYRAPEVLLHSTRYGSAIDLWAMGCIMAELYTFRPLFPGSSEVDQLFKICSVLGTPEQHDWPEGHRLAAAMHFRFPECSKVPLNSIVTRASLAGLQLLEDFLRYDPEKRPTAQQSLKYPYFQVTKRPSASKITYVGSQVIPVSQLSNSLQNGRISNLSFVSMNQDNSIMKNADMRERPTVLDSENYNTTNNNLETVKLNNGIHYSVFNGIADGGSRKGSDLASIRNGIRNPFLVQKDKDLSNIVLRRNLQNTGSITNLDDFTNEKISDIFVNRNLGQVFASNSLPNVSFSNTKMTTTNPSFTIFEAQSQQLQQLPQQIPLQQQNGIIRNQVQNINNNVSGFFLHKPTVVNNINGSFVETDSSSAKVYNAFSKQSFTTKPSTLILAEAIDKVLKGDTNGRDEERSNATDAVTQTKLVQTKSWISQEEDELANILGSKLKSTNLRKDSKSNLQIDDLFGTLSFASDSKNGTKYPNTVPLTKVATTLRNNASNASNGILSEQDSDLKPPYSSVSILPKGHTSHPQIFISNRGLNNLSDFKNPKLFPWEEVGHETDKLSSLRAWMVSDNTGSLIDGRSISDVNRRPDWAAKYLNK; encoded by the exons ATGAATAGATATATAACATTGGGACAGTTAGGAGATGGAACTTATGGGACTGTTATGTTGGGCCAGAGAAAGGATACCGGCGAAAAGGTGGCTATTAAGAAGATGAAAAGAAAGTACTATTCATGGGAGGaagctatgaatctaagagaaGTGAAG TCCTTAAAGAAACTCTCGCATGCCAACGTAGTTAAACTGAAAGAGGTAATAAGAGAAAATGATACACTATACTTCGTTTTCGAATAcatgaaagaaaatttatatCAAATGATCAAAGATCGCGACACTCACTTTCCTGAGAGCTCTATTAAAAACATGCTTTATCAG GTTTTGACAGGATTGGCATTCATGCATCGTCACGGGTTTTTCCATCGCGATTTAAAGCCAGAGAATCTTTTGTGTTCCGGACCTGAGTTGGTGAAAATTGCTGACTTTGGTTTAGCCAGGGAAATCCGTTCGCGGCCTCCTTTTACAGATTATGTATCTACAAGATG GTATCGTGCTCCTGAAGTTCTACTTCACTCTACACGATATGGAAGTGCTATCGATTTGTGGGCAATGGGATGCATAATGGCAGAACTCTATACATTTCGACCTCTCTTTCCAGGCAGTAGTGAAGTGGATCAATTATTCAAGATTTGTTCTGTTTTAGGAACACCGGAGCAG CATGATTGGCCAGAGGGTCATCGATTGGCGGCTGCCATGCATTTTCGTTTCCCTGAATGCAGTAAAGTGCCACTAAATAGTATTGTCACAAGAGCTAGTTTAGCAGGATTGCAGCTACTTGAAGATTTTTTGCGATATGATCCAGAGAAGCGACCAACAGCTCAACAGTCATTGAAATATCCATACTTTCAAGTGACAAAGCGACCTTCGGCGAGCAAAATAACATACGTTGGATCCCAGGTTATTCCTGTTTCGCAGCTATCAAATAGCTTACAAAACGGCAGGATATCCAATTTAAGTTTCGTTTCAATGAATCAGGATAACTCAATAATGAAGAACGCCGATATGAGAGAGAGACCTACAGTTTTGGATAGTGAAAATTATAATACTACCAATAACAATTTGGAGACTGTTAAATTGAATAACGGTATTCACTATAGTGTATTTAATGGAATAGCAGACGGTGGGAGTAGAAAAGGCAGCGATTTGGCGTCAATTCGGAATGGTATTCGAAATCCGTTTCTTGTACAAAAAGATAAGGACCTTTCCAACATTGTATTGAGAAGAAATCTTCAGAACACTGGAAGCATTACAAACCTTGATGACTTCACAAATGAAAAAATCAGCGATATATTCGTGAATCGTAACCTTGGACAAGTTTTTGCCAGTAACAGTTTGCCAAACGTATCTTTTAGTAATACAaaaatgacaacaacaaatCCTAGTTTTACAATTTTTGAAGCTCAATCCCAGCAATTACAACAGTTGCCTCAACAAATACCATTGCAACAACAAAATGGTATAATACGAAATCAAGTGCAAAATATTAACAATAATGTCTCAGGTTTCTTTCTGCACAAGCCAACTGTTGTGAATAATATTAATGGGAGTTTTGTTGAGACAGATTCCTCGTCAGCCAAAGTGTATAATGCATTTTCGAAACAGTCATTTACTACAAAACCATCAACGTTGATTTTGGCTGAAGCTATTGACAAAGTTTTAAAAGGCGATACGAATGGAAGAGATGAGGAGAGATCGAATGCTACTGACGCAGTAACGCAGACAAAGCTAGTGCAAACTAAATCATGGATTAGCCAGGAGGAAGATGAATTGGCTAATATTTTGGG CAGCAAATTGAAGTCAACTAATCTGCGCAAAGATTCTAAGAGCAACTTGCAAATCGATGATTTATTCGGTACATTATCATTTGCTTCGGATTCAAAAAATGGAACCAAATATCCGAACACCGTGCCATTAACTAAGGTCGCGACAACATTACGAAATAACGCGTCAAACGCATCAAATGGTATCTTATCTGAACAGGACAGTGATTTGAAACCGCCATACTCAAGCGTCAGCATTTTGCCAAAGGGACACACTTCCCACCcgcaaattttcatttcaaatag GGGTCTTAATAATTTGTCGGACTTTAAAAATCCAAAACTTTTCCCGTGGGAGGAAGTTGGCCACGAAACTGATAAACTAAGCTCGTTACGTGCCTGGATGGTATCGGATAACa CCGGCTCTCTCATAGATGGCCGAAGTATCAGTGATGTTAATCGTCGACCTGATTGGGCTGCAAAGTACCTGAATAAGTAA
- the LOC119651971 gene encoding probable serine/threonine-protein kinase DDB_G0268078 isoform X4, whose product MNRYITLGQLGDGTYGTVMLGQRKDTGEKVAIKKMKRKYYSWEEAMNLREVKSLKKLSHANVVKLKEVIRENDTLYFVFEYMKENLYQMIKDRDTHFPESSIKNMLYQVLTGLAFMHRHGFFHRDLKPENLLCSGPELVKIADFGLAREIRSRPPFTDYVSTRWYRAPEVLLHSTRYGSAIDLWAMGCIMAELYTFRPLFPGSSEVDQLFKICSVLGTPEQHDWPEGHRLAAAMHFRFPECSKVPLNSIVTRASLAGLQLLEDFLRYDPEKRPTAQQSLKYPYFQVTKRPSASKITYVGSQVIPVSQLSNSLQNGRISNLSFVSMNQDNSIMKNADMRERPTVLDSENYNTTNNNLETVKLNNGIHYSVFNGIADGGSRKGSDLASIRNGIRNPFLVQKDKDLSNIVLRRNLQNTGSITNLDDFTNEKISDIFVNRNLGQVFASNSLPNVSFSNTKMTTTNPSFTIFEAQSQQLQQLPQQIPLQQQNGIIRNQVQNINNNVSDSSSAKVYNAFSKQSFTTKPSTLILAEAIDKVLKGDTNGRDEERSNATDAVTQTKLVQTKSWISQEEDELANILGSKLKSTNLRKDSKSNLQIDDLFGTLSFASDSKNGTKYPNTVPLTKVATTLRNNASNASNGILSEQDSDLKPPYSSVSILPKGHTSHPQIFISNRGLNNLSDFKNPKLFPWEEVGHETDKLSSLRAWMVSDNTGSLIDGRSISDVNRRPDWAAKYLNK is encoded by the exons ATGAATAGATATATAACATTGGGACAGTTAGGAGATGGAACTTATGGGACTGTTATGTTGGGCCAGAGAAAGGATACCGGCGAAAAGGTGGCTATTAAGAAGATGAAAAGAAAGTACTATTCATGGGAGGaagctatgaatctaagagaaGTGAAG TCCTTAAAGAAACTCTCGCATGCCAACGTAGTTAAACTGAAAGAGGTAATAAGAGAAAATGATACACTATACTTCGTTTTCGAATAcatgaaagaaaatttatatCAAATGATCAAAGATCGCGACACTCACTTTCCTGAGAGCTCTATTAAAAACATGCTTTATCAG GTTTTGACAGGATTGGCATTCATGCATCGTCACGGGTTTTTCCATCGCGATTTAAAGCCAGAGAATCTTTTGTGTTCCGGACCTGAGTTGGTGAAAATTGCTGACTTTGGTTTAGCCAGGGAAATCCGTTCGCGGCCTCCTTTTACAGATTATGTATCTACAAGATG GTATCGTGCTCCTGAAGTTCTACTTCACTCTACACGATATGGAAGTGCTATCGATTTGTGGGCAATGGGATGCATAATGGCAGAACTCTATACATTTCGACCTCTCTTTCCAGGCAGTAGTGAAGTGGATCAATTATTCAAGATTTGTTCTGTTTTAGGAACACCGGAGCAG CATGATTGGCCAGAGGGTCATCGATTGGCGGCTGCCATGCATTTTCGTTTCCCTGAATGCAGTAAAGTGCCACTAAATAGTATTGTCACAAGAGCTAGTTTAGCAGGATTGCAGCTACTTGAAGATTTTTTGCGATATGATCCAGAGAAGCGACCAACAGCTCAACAGTCATTGAAATATCCATACTTTCAAGTGACAAAGCGACCTTCGGCGAGCAAAATAACATACGTTGGATCCCAGGTTATTCCTGTTTCGCAGCTATCAAATAGCTTACAAAACGGCAGGATATCCAATTTAAGTTTCGTTTCAATGAATCAGGATAACTCAATAATGAAGAACGCCGATATGAGAGAGAGACCTACAGTTTTGGATAGTGAAAATTATAATACTACCAATAACAATTTGGAGACTGTTAAATTGAATAACGGTATTCACTATAGTGTATTTAATGGAATAGCAGACGGTGGGAGTAGAAAAGGCAGCGATTTGGCGTCAATTCGGAATGGTATTCGAAATCCGTTTCTTGTACAAAAAGATAAGGACCTTTCCAACATTGTATTGAGAAGAAATCTTCAGAACACTGGAAGCATTACAAACCTTGATGACTTCACAAATGAAAAAATCAGCGATATATTCGTGAATCGTAACCTTGGACAAGTTTTTGCCAGTAACAGTTTGCCAAACGTATCTTTTAGTAATACAaaaatgacaacaacaaatCCTAGTTTTACAATTTTTGAAGCTCAATCCCAGCAATTACAACAGTTGCCTCAACAAATACCATTGCAACAACAAAATGGTATAATACGAAATCAAGTGCAAAATATTAACAATAATGTCTCAG ATTCCTCGTCAGCCAAAGTGTATAATGCATTTTCGAAACAGTCATTTACTACAAAACCATCAACGTTGATTTTGGCTGAAGCTATTGACAAAGTTTTAAAAGGCGATACGAATGGAAGAGATGAGGAGAGATCGAATGCTACTGACGCAGTAACGCAGACAAAGCTAGTGCAAACTAAATCATGGATTAGCCAGGAGGAAGATGAATTGGCTAATATTTTGGG CAGCAAATTGAAGTCAACTAATCTGCGCAAAGATTCTAAGAGCAACTTGCAAATCGATGATTTATTCGGTACATTATCATTTGCTTCGGATTCAAAAAATGGAACCAAATATCCGAACACCGTGCCATTAACTAAGGTCGCGACAACATTACGAAATAACGCGTCAAACGCATCAAATGGTATCTTATCTGAACAGGACAGTGATTTGAAACCGCCATACTCAAGCGTCAGCATTTTGCCAAAGGGACACACTTCCCACCcgcaaattttcatttcaaatag GGGTCTTAATAATTTGTCGGACTTTAAAAATCCAAAACTTTTCCCGTGGGAGGAAGTTGGCCACGAAACTGATAAACTAAGCTCGTTACGTGCCTGGATGGTATCGGATAACa CCGGCTCTCTCATAGATGGCCGAAGTATCAGTGATGTTAATCGTCGACCTGATTGGGCTGCAAAGTACCTGAATAAGTAA
- the LOC119651971 gene encoding cyclin-dependent kinase 13 isoform X3, with amino-acid sequence MNRYITLGQLGDGTYGTVMLGQRKDTGEKVAIKKMKRKYYSWEEAMNLREVKSLKKLSHANVVKLKEVIRENDTLYFVFEYMKENLYQMIKDRDTHFPESSIKNMLYQVLTGLAFMHRHGFFHRDLKPENLLCSGPELVKIADFGLAREIRSRPPFTDYVSTRWYRAPEVLLHSTRYGSAIDLWAMGCIMAELYTFRPLFPGSSEVDQLFKICSVLGTPEQHDWPEGHRLAAAMHFRFPECSKVPLNSIVTRASLAGLQLLEDFLRYDPEKRPTAQQSLKYPYFQVTKRPSASKITYVGSQVIPVSQLSNSLQNGRISNLSFVSMNQDNSIMKNADMRERPTVLDSENYNTTNNNLETVKLNNGIHYSVFNGIADGGSRKGSDLASIRNGIRNPFLVQKDKDLSNIVLRRNLQNTGSITNLDDFTNEKISDIFVNRNLGQVFASNSLPNVSFSNTKMTTTNPSFTIFEAQSQQLQQLPQQIPLQQQNGFFLHKPTVVNNINGSFVETDSSSAKVYNAFSKQSFTTKPSTLILAEAIDKVLKGDTNGRDEERSNATDAVTQTKLVQTKSWISQEEDELANILGSKLKSTNLRKDSKSNLQIDDLFGTLSFASDSKNGTKYPNTVPLTKVATTLRNNASNASNGILSEQDSDLKPPYSSVSILPKGHTSHPQIFISNRGLNNLSDFKNPKLFPWEEVGHETDKLSSLRAWMVSDNTGSLIDGRSISDVNRRPDWAAKYLNK; translated from the exons ATGAATAGATATATAACATTGGGACAGTTAGGAGATGGAACTTATGGGACTGTTATGTTGGGCCAGAGAAAGGATACCGGCGAAAAGGTGGCTATTAAGAAGATGAAAAGAAAGTACTATTCATGGGAGGaagctatgaatctaagagaaGTGAAG TCCTTAAAGAAACTCTCGCATGCCAACGTAGTTAAACTGAAAGAGGTAATAAGAGAAAATGATACACTATACTTCGTTTTCGAATAcatgaaagaaaatttatatCAAATGATCAAAGATCGCGACACTCACTTTCCTGAGAGCTCTATTAAAAACATGCTTTATCAG GTTTTGACAGGATTGGCATTCATGCATCGTCACGGGTTTTTCCATCGCGATTTAAAGCCAGAGAATCTTTTGTGTTCCGGACCTGAGTTGGTGAAAATTGCTGACTTTGGTTTAGCCAGGGAAATCCGTTCGCGGCCTCCTTTTACAGATTATGTATCTACAAGATG GTATCGTGCTCCTGAAGTTCTACTTCACTCTACACGATATGGAAGTGCTATCGATTTGTGGGCAATGGGATGCATAATGGCAGAACTCTATACATTTCGACCTCTCTTTCCAGGCAGTAGTGAAGTGGATCAATTATTCAAGATTTGTTCTGTTTTAGGAACACCGGAGCAG CATGATTGGCCAGAGGGTCATCGATTGGCGGCTGCCATGCATTTTCGTTTCCCTGAATGCAGTAAAGTGCCACTAAATAGTATTGTCACAAGAGCTAGTTTAGCAGGATTGCAGCTACTTGAAGATTTTTTGCGATATGATCCAGAGAAGCGACCAACAGCTCAACAGTCATTGAAATATCCATACTTTCAAGTGACAAAGCGACCTTCGGCGAGCAAAATAACATACGTTGGATCCCAGGTTATTCCTGTTTCGCAGCTATCAAATAGCTTACAAAACGGCAGGATATCCAATTTAAGTTTCGTTTCAATGAATCAGGATAACTCAATAATGAAGAACGCCGATATGAGAGAGAGACCTACAGTTTTGGATAGTGAAAATTATAATACTACCAATAACAATTTGGAGACTGTTAAATTGAATAACGGTATTCACTATAGTGTATTTAATGGAATAGCAGACGGTGGGAGTAGAAAAGGCAGCGATTTGGCGTCAATTCGGAATGGTATTCGAAATCCGTTTCTTGTACAAAAAGATAAGGACCTTTCCAACATTGTATTGAGAAGAAATCTTCAGAACACTGGAAGCATTACAAACCTTGATGACTTCACAAATGAAAAAATCAGCGATATATTCGTGAATCGTAACCTTGGACAAGTTTTTGCCAGTAACAGTTTGCCAAACGTATCTTTTAGTAATACAaaaatgacaacaacaaatCCTAGTTTTACAATTTTTGAAGCTCAATCCCAGCAATTACAACAGTTGCCTCAACAAATACCATTGCAACAACAAAATG GTTTCTTTCTGCACAAGCCAACTGTTGTGAATAATATTAATGGGAGTTTTGTTGAGACAGATTCCTCGTCAGCCAAAGTGTATAATGCATTTTCGAAACAGTCATTTACTACAAAACCATCAACGTTGATTTTGGCTGAAGCTATTGACAAAGTTTTAAAAGGCGATACGAATGGAAGAGATGAGGAGAGATCGAATGCTACTGACGCAGTAACGCAGACAAAGCTAGTGCAAACTAAATCATGGATTAGCCAGGAGGAAGATGAATTGGCTAATATTTTGGG CAGCAAATTGAAGTCAACTAATCTGCGCAAAGATTCTAAGAGCAACTTGCAAATCGATGATTTATTCGGTACATTATCATTTGCTTCGGATTCAAAAAATGGAACCAAATATCCGAACACCGTGCCATTAACTAAGGTCGCGACAACATTACGAAATAACGCGTCAAACGCATCAAATGGTATCTTATCTGAACAGGACAGTGATTTGAAACCGCCATACTCAAGCGTCAGCATTTTGCCAAAGGGACACACTTCCCACCcgcaaattttcatttcaaatag GGGTCTTAATAATTTGTCGGACTTTAAAAATCCAAAACTTTTCCCGTGGGAGGAAGTTGGCCACGAAACTGATAAACTAAGCTCGTTACGTGCCTGGATGGTATCGGATAACa CCGGCTCTCTCATAGATGGCCGAAGTATCAGTGATGTTAATCGTCGACCTGATTGGGCTGCAAAGTACCTGAATAAGTAA
- the LOC119651971 gene encoding cyclin-dependent kinase 13 isoform X2, producing MNRYITLGQLGDGTYGTVMLGQRKDTGEKVAIKKMKRKYYSWEEAMNLREVKSLKKLSHANVVKLKEVIRENDTLYFVFEYMKENLYQMIKDRDTHFPESSIKNMLYQVLTGLAFMHRHGFFHRDLKPENLLCSGPELVKIADFGLAREIRSRPPFTDYVSTRWYRAPEVLLHSTRYGSAIDLWAMGCIMAELYTFRPLFPGSSEVDQLFKICSVLGTPEQHDWPEGHRLAAAMHFRFPECSKVPLNSIVTRASLAGLQLLEDFLRYDPEKRPTAQQSLKYPYFQVTKRPSASKITYVGSQVIPVSQLSNSLQNGRISNLSFVSMNQDNSIMKNADMRERPTVLDSENYNTTNNNLETVKLNNGIHYSVFNGIADGGSRKGSDLASIRNGIRNPFLVQKDKDLSNIVLRRNLQNTGSITNLDDFTNEKISDIFVNRNLGQVFASNSLPNVSFSNTKMTTTNPSFTIFEAQSQQLQQLPQQIPLQQQNGIIRNQVQNINNNVSGFFLHKPTVVNNINGSFVETDSSSAKVYNAFSKQSFTTKPSTLILAEAIDKVLKGDTNGRDEERSNATDAVTQTKLVQTKSWISQEEDELANILGKLKSTNLRKDSKSNLQIDDLFGTLSFASDSKNGTKYPNTVPLTKVATTLRNNASNASNGILSEQDSDLKPPYSSVSILPKGHTSHPQIFISNRGLNNLSDFKNPKLFPWEEVGHETDKLSSLRAWMVSDNTGSLIDGRSISDVNRRPDWAAKYLNK from the exons ATGAATAGATATATAACATTGGGACAGTTAGGAGATGGAACTTATGGGACTGTTATGTTGGGCCAGAGAAAGGATACCGGCGAAAAGGTGGCTATTAAGAAGATGAAAAGAAAGTACTATTCATGGGAGGaagctatgaatctaagagaaGTGAAG TCCTTAAAGAAACTCTCGCATGCCAACGTAGTTAAACTGAAAGAGGTAATAAGAGAAAATGATACACTATACTTCGTTTTCGAATAcatgaaagaaaatttatatCAAATGATCAAAGATCGCGACACTCACTTTCCTGAGAGCTCTATTAAAAACATGCTTTATCAG GTTTTGACAGGATTGGCATTCATGCATCGTCACGGGTTTTTCCATCGCGATTTAAAGCCAGAGAATCTTTTGTGTTCCGGACCTGAGTTGGTGAAAATTGCTGACTTTGGTTTAGCCAGGGAAATCCGTTCGCGGCCTCCTTTTACAGATTATGTATCTACAAGATG GTATCGTGCTCCTGAAGTTCTACTTCACTCTACACGATATGGAAGTGCTATCGATTTGTGGGCAATGGGATGCATAATGGCAGAACTCTATACATTTCGACCTCTCTTTCCAGGCAGTAGTGAAGTGGATCAATTATTCAAGATTTGTTCTGTTTTAGGAACACCGGAGCAG CATGATTGGCCAGAGGGTCATCGATTGGCGGCTGCCATGCATTTTCGTTTCCCTGAATGCAGTAAAGTGCCACTAAATAGTATTGTCACAAGAGCTAGTTTAGCAGGATTGCAGCTACTTGAAGATTTTTTGCGATATGATCCAGAGAAGCGACCAACAGCTCAACAGTCATTGAAATATCCATACTTTCAAGTGACAAAGCGACCTTCGGCGAGCAAAATAACATACGTTGGATCCCAGGTTATTCCTGTTTCGCAGCTATCAAATAGCTTACAAAACGGCAGGATATCCAATTTAAGTTTCGTTTCAATGAATCAGGATAACTCAATAATGAAGAACGCCGATATGAGAGAGAGACCTACAGTTTTGGATAGTGAAAATTATAATACTACCAATAACAATTTGGAGACTGTTAAATTGAATAACGGTATTCACTATAGTGTATTTAATGGAATAGCAGACGGTGGGAGTAGAAAAGGCAGCGATTTGGCGTCAATTCGGAATGGTATTCGAAATCCGTTTCTTGTACAAAAAGATAAGGACCTTTCCAACATTGTATTGAGAAGAAATCTTCAGAACACTGGAAGCATTACAAACCTTGATGACTTCACAAATGAAAAAATCAGCGATATATTCGTGAATCGTAACCTTGGACAAGTTTTTGCCAGTAACAGTTTGCCAAACGTATCTTTTAGTAATACAaaaatgacaacaacaaatCCTAGTTTTACAATTTTTGAAGCTCAATCCCAGCAATTACAACAGTTGCCTCAACAAATACCATTGCAACAACAAAATGGTATAATACGAAATCAAGTGCAAAATATTAACAATAATGTCTCAGGTTTCTTTCTGCACAAGCCAACTGTTGTGAATAATATTAATGGGAGTTTTGTTGAGACAGATTCCTCGTCAGCCAAAGTGTATAATGCATTTTCGAAACAGTCATTTACTACAAAACCATCAACGTTGATTTTGGCTGAAGCTATTGACAAAGTTTTAAAAGGCGATACGAATGGAAGAGATGAGGAGAGATCGAATGCTACTGACGCAGTAACGCAGACAAAGCTAGTGCAAACTAAATCATGGATTAGCCAGGAGGAAGATGAATTGGCTAATATTTTGGG CAAATTGAAGTCAACTAATCTGCGCAAAGATTCTAAGAGCAACTTGCAAATCGATGATTTATTCGGTACATTATCATTTGCTTCGGATTCAAAAAATGGAACCAAATATCCGAACACCGTGCCATTAACTAAGGTCGCGACAACATTACGAAATAACGCGTCAAACGCATCAAATGGTATCTTATCTGAACAGGACAGTGATTTGAAACCGCCATACTCAAGCGTCAGCATTTTGCCAAAGGGACACACTTCCCACCcgcaaattttcatttcaaatag GGGTCTTAATAATTTGTCGGACTTTAAAAATCCAAAACTTTTCCCGTGGGAGGAAGTTGGCCACGAAACTGATAAACTAAGCTCGTTACGTGCCTGGATGGTATCGGATAACa CCGGCTCTCTCATAGATGGCCGAAGTATCAGTGATGTTAATCGTCGACCTGATTGGGCTGCAAAGTACCTGAATAAGTAA
- the LOC119651971 gene encoding probable serine/threonine-protein kinase DDB_G0268078 isoform X5 encodes MNRYITLGQLGDGTYGTVMLGQRKDTGEKVAIKKMKRKYYSWEEAMNLREVKSLKKLSHANVVKLKEVIRENDTLYFVFEYMKENLYQMIKDRDTHFPESSIKNMLYQVLTGLAFMHRHGFFHRDLKPENLLCSGPELVKIADFGLAREIRSRPPFTDYVSTRWYRAPEVLLHSTRYGSAIDLWAMGCIMAELYTFRPLFPGSSEVDQLFKICSVLGTPEQHDWPEGHRLAAAMHFRFPECSKVPLNSIVTRASLAGLQLLEDFLRYDPEKRPTAQQSLKYPYFQVTKRPSASKITYVGSQVIPVSQLSNSLQNGRISNLSFVSMNQDNSIMKNADMRERPTVLDSENYNTTNNNLETVKLNNGIHYSVFNGIADGGSRKGSDLASIRNGIRNPFLVQKDKDLSNIVLRRNLQNTGSITNLDDFTNEKISDIFVNRNLGQVFASNSLPNVSFSNTKMTTTNPSFTIFEAQSQQLQQLPQQIPLQQQNGIIRNQVQNINNNVSGFFLHKPTVVNNINGSFVETDSSSAKVYNAFSKQSFTTKPSTLILAEAIDKVLKGDTNGRDEERSNATDAVTQTKLVQTKSWISQEEDELANILGGLNNLSDFKNPKLFPWEEVGHETDKLSSLRAWMVSDNTGSLIDGRSISDVNRRPDWAAKYLNK; translated from the exons ATGAATAGATATATAACATTGGGACAGTTAGGAGATGGAACTTATGGGACTGTTATGTTGGGCCAGAGAAAGGATACCGGCGAAAAGGTGGCTATTAAGAAGATGAAAAGAAAGTACTATTCATGGGAGGaagctatgaatctaagagaaGTGAAG TCCTTAAAGAAACTCTCGCATGCCAACGTAGTTAAACTGAAAGAGGTAATAAGAGAAAATGATACACTATACTTCGTTTTCGAATAcatgaaagaaaatttatatCAAATGATCAAAGATCGCGACACTCACTTTCCTGAGAGCTCTATTAAAAACATGCTTTATCAG GTTTTGACAGGATTGGCATTCATGCATCGTCACGGGTTTTTCCATCGCGATTTAAAGCCAGAGAATCTTTTGTGTTCCGGACCTGAGTTGGTGAAAATTGCTGACTTTGGTTTAGCCAGGGAAATCCGTTCGCGGCCTCCTTTTACAGATTATGTATCTACAAGATG GTATCGTGCTCCTGAAGTTCTACTTCACTCTACACGATATGGAAGTGCTATCGATTTGTGGGCAATGGGATGCATAATGGCAGAACTCTATACATTTCGACCTCTCTTTCCAGGCAGTAGTGAAGTGGATCAATTATTCAAGATTTGTTCTGTTTTAGGAACACCGGAGCAG CATGATTGGCCAGAGGGTCATCGATTGGCGGCTGCCATGCATTTTCGTTTCCCTGAATGCAGTAAAGTGCCACTAAATAGTATTGTCACAAGAGCTAGTTTAGCAGGATTGCAGCTACTTGAAGATTTTTTGCGATATGATCCAGAGAAGCGACCAACAGCTCAACAGTCATTGAAATATCCATACTTTCAAGTGACAAAGCGACCTTCGGCGAGCAAAATAACATACGTTGGATCCCAGGTTATTCCTGTTTCGCAGCTATCAAATAGCTTACAAAACGGCAGGATATCCAATTTAAGTTTCGTTTCAATGAATCAGGATAACTCAATAATGAAGAACGCCGATATGAGAGAGAGACCTACAGTTTTGGATAGTGAAAATTATAATACTACCAATAACAATTTGGAGACTGTTAAATTGAATAACGGTATTCACTATAGTGTATTTAATGGAATAGCAGACGGTGGGAGTAGAAAAGGCAGCGATTTGGCGTCAATTCGGAATGGTATTCGAAATCCGTTTCTTGTACAAAAAGATAAGGACCTTTCCAACATTGTATTGAGAAGAAATCTTCAGAACACTGGAAGCATTACAAACCTTGATGACTTCACAAATGAAAAAATCAGCGATATATTCGTGAATCGTAACCTTGGACAAGTTTTTGCCAGTAACAGTTTGCCAAACGTATCTTTTAGTAATACAaaaatgacaacaacaaatCCTAGTTTTACAATTTTTGAAGCTCAATCCCAGCAATTACAACAGTTGCCTCAACAAATACCATTGCAACAACAAAATGGTATAATACGAAATCAAGTGCAAAATATTAACAATAATGTCTCAGGTTTCTTTCTGCACAAGCCAACTGTTGTGAATAATATTAATGGGAGTTTTGTTGAGACAGATTCCTCGTCAGCCAAAGTGTATAATGCATTTTCGAAACAGTCATTTACTACAAAACCATCAACGTTGATTTTGGCTGAAGCTATTGACAAAGTTTTAAAAGGCGATACGAATGGAAGAGATGAGGAGAGATCGAATGCTACTGACGCAGTAACGCAGACAAAGCTAGTGCAAACTAAATCATGGATTAGCCAGGAGGAAGATGAATTGGCTAATATTTTGGG GGGTCTTAATAATTTGTCGGACTTTAAAAATCCAAAACTTTTCCCGTGGGAGGAAGTTGGCCACGAAACTGATAAACTAAGCTCGTTACGTGCCTGGATGGTATCGGATAACa CCGGCTCTCTCATAGATGGCCGAAGTATCAGTGATGTTAATCGTCGACCTGATTGGGCTGCAAAGTACCTGAATAAGTAA